One window from the genome of Candidatus Omnitrophota bacterium encodes:
- the pssA gene encoding CDP-diacylglycerol--serine O-phosphatidyltransferase: MNLLANSLTFLSLACGFLSVIFSLEAHFTFAAWAIILSVIFDGLDGQVARRNSIPSAFGKELDSLVDVVSFGIAPALLGYIFICRHFYFWATAALFIYLCSSVMRLAKYNITAKEKMVNYFYGLPTTVSGGILASFILIYIKGKDISPLPQYVPVVFLLLVLLLAFLMVSRVRYLNLDGLKQLLGKQVRFTVLILFILLILIAFSKKAGVGIFTLFLIYLLFSPFVVKRLNSTQPR; the protein is encoded by the coding sequence GTGAACCTTTTGGCGAATTCCCTTACTTTCTTAAGCCTAGCTTGCGGTTTTCTATCTGTTATTTTTTCCTTGGAGGCCCATTTTACTTTTGCTGCCTGGGCGATAATCCTCTCGGTTATCTTTGACGGGCTCGATGGCCAGGTTGCGCGCAGGAACTCCATCCCGAGTGCGTTTGGAAAAGAACTGGACTCCCTGGTAGATGTAGTATCTTTTGGCATTGCGCCGGCTCTGTTGGGGTATATATTTATTTGCCGGCACTTTTATTTCTGGGCGACTGCGGCATTATTTATTTATCTTTGTTCTAGTGTAATGCGCTTGGCCAAATATAATATTACCGCGAAAGAAAAAATGGTAAATTATTTTTATGGCTTGCCCACTACCGTAAGCGGCGGTATATTAGCCTCTTTTATTCTTATCTACATAAAAGGAAAGGATATCTCTCCGTTGCCCCAATACGTACCCGTGGTTTTTCTGCTTTTAGTGCTGTTGTTGGCTTTCTTGATGGTTTCACGGGTAAGATATTTAAATCTTGATGGCTTAAAACAATTATTAGGTAAGCAGGTAAGATTTACGGTTTTAATTTTATTTATTCTTTTAATCTTGATTGCTTTCTCAAAAAAGGCAGGCGTGGGCATATTTACGCTTTTTTTAATCTACTTGCTTTTTTCTCCATTTGTGGTAAAAAGATTAAATAGCACCCAGCCGAGGTAG
- a CDS encoding tyrosine-type recombinase/integrase, with amino-acid sequence MATLRRRNESYFVDYRINGRRFRKKVGPSKRIAELALKDIEVKIAKGELGFSPKDNSLEKLFEEYLKYSKINHAPNTYERYRGILDNFKSFLATRPYVNKISHLDPKLFEDYKHFRKEGKAEDKTVNIELQMLRGMFNLARKWGYSQNNPTEGVTFFRITKTQEPRFLSKEECEKLLNNCGEELYPIFFTFLNTGMRRGELLNLEWKDIDFSRKRLQIRAKEDWEPKTSERYIPMNDSLIKVLKKHKEKSRGSLVFTDNKGEKIHKNEIRKELIRITKKSAFPDVTKLHSLRHTFASHLVMSGVDLPTVKKLMGHSDIETTMIYSHLADEHVDRAVEKLEF; translated from the coding sequence GTGGCAACTCTCCGTCGGAGAAACGAATCATACTTTGTTGACTACCGGATTAACGGTAGGCGCTTCCGTAAAAAAGTAGGTCCTTCCAAAAGAATAGCCGAGCTTGCCCTAAAAGATATAGAAGTTAAAATAGCTAAGGGTGAATTAGGTTTTTCACCAAAAGACAATTCTCTAGAGAAGCTATTTGAAGAATATCTTAAATACTCCAAGATAAACCACGCTCCGAATACTTACGAAAGATACAGGGGGATTCTTGATAACTTCAAGTCTTTCCTTGCTACTCGCCCCTATGTAAATAAGATTTCTCATTTAGATCCTAAGTTATTTGAAGATTATAAGCATTTCCGTAAAGAGGGGAAAGCTGAAGATAAAACAGTTAATATAGAGCTTCAGATGCTCCGGGGTATGTTTAATTTGGCACGGAAGTGGGGTTATTCTCAAAATAATCCCACAGAAGGCGTAACTTTCTTTAGAATTACCAAAACCCAGGAGCCAAGATTTCTCTCAAAAGAAGAATGCGAGAAGTTGCTAAATAATTGTGGAGAAGAGTTATATCCTATATTCTTTACTTTTCTTAACACTGGCATGAGAAGAGGTGAGTTGCTTAATCTTGAATGGAAAGATATAGATTTTAGCAGGAAGAGACTACAAATAAGAGCTAAAGAGGATTGGGAGCCTAAAACCTCAGAACGGTATATTCCTATGAACGATAGCTTGATAAAGGTACTAAAGAAGCATAAGGAAAAGAGTAGAGGCAGTTTAGTATTTACTGATAATAAAGGCGAGAAAATTCATAAAAACGAAATTAGGAAGGAACTTATTCGGATCACAAAGAAAAGCGCTTTTCCCGATGTAACAAAATTGCATAGTCTCCGGCATACTTTTGCAAGCCATTTGGTTATGAGCGGAGTAGATTTGCCCACAGTAAAAAAACTAATGGGGCACTCAGACATAGAGACAACTATGATTTATTCTCACTTAGCGGATGAACACGTAGATAGGGCAGTAGAAAAACTGGAGTTTTAG
- a CDS encoding basic secretory protein-like protein, translating to MPNAIEGKYCIFNYSEFPQLKDRAFQLFQYFENKYPKILQLVDLPMRERVNIVMKTLPLGPPAGKTGHSDIYLDPNQLDPKDLGVLVHEGTHVAQDFQDDNFENIDNKLWLIEGMANHVRLLLGWDGPNQPKFEPSKIKINTSLKEQRDYDVWAEFFKWLATKYSKGNLLVDFTNALKNSETDEAFLKREFGKSSGQLWGEFEGRVLFEQFKVKRELWIECLSGKDRNSIFNQIFDMVWNAAVFRVINEARKITAENEEGQKEINGMLHHFIDECFFDSQFLAIRRLTDPAYELRDAERGIFSLFALLNDMRKNIALFTRENFFAAEGLEYDYEAIEKREQEFIAEQVKNGQRVIWGPRDLDSWPIKLRHEAIDALSGVSAEQRKPSDVIQEKVLDCLIKILKDVSTDINLYVNKYIAHLATPQSREHYKADEVSITLGHLWNAYKVICQVANFVDSYMLTGASHSFLPVPQFNNFEFIEKSLVSYSNIEVLSKAWDDFSKETSSWGSWGLKELREQSGL from the coding sequence ATGCCGAATGCTATAGAAGGTAAATATTGCATTTTTAATTACTCTGAATTCCCACAGCTTAAAGATAGGGCTTTTCAGTTATTCCAGTATTTTGAGAATAAATACCCAAAGATTCTACAGCTCGTTGATCTTCCAATGCGTGAGAGGGTTAATATCGTTATGAAAACATTACCCTTAGGGCCACCAGCTGGGAAGACTGGCCATAGTGATATCTATTTGGATCCGAACCAGCTTGATCCTAAGGATTTAGGAGTCTTAGTCCATGAGGGAACTCATGTGGCACAAGATTTTCAAGATGATAACTTTGAAAATATTGATAATAAATTATGGCTTATAGAAGGAATGGCTAATCATGTGCGATTGTTGTTGGGATGGGATGGTCCGAATCAACCCAAATTCGAACCAAGCAAAATAAAAATAAATACTAGCTTGAAAGAGCAAAGAGACTATGATGTGTGGGCTGAATTTTTTAAATGGTTAGCAACAAAATATTCTAAAGGAAACTTGCTTGTTGATTTTACAAATGCGTTGAAAAATAGCGAAACAGATGAAGCTTTCCTCAAAAGAGAATTTGGTAAGTCTAGTGGACAACTCTGGGGAGAATTTGAAGGTCGAGTACTTTTTGAACAATTCAAGGTTAAAAGAGAATTATGGATAGAATGCCTCTCCGGTAAAGACCGTAATTCTATATTCAATCAGATTTTTGACATGGTTTGGAATGCTGCCGTTTTTAGAGTAATTAACGAGGCGCGCAAGATAACTGCGGAAAATGAAGAAGGTCAGAAGGAAATCAATGGGATGTTACATCACTTTATAGATGAGTGTTTCTTCGATAGTCAATTTCTTGCTATTCGCCGGTTAACAGATCCAGCTTATGAGCTACGTGATGCCGAGAGAGGGATTTTTTCTCTATTTGCATTATTAAATGATATGAGGAAAAATATAGCGTTATTCACTAGGGAGAATTTTTTTGCAGCAGAAGGTCTCGAATATGATTACGAGGCTATTGAGAAACGAGAGCAAGAGTTTATCGCTGAACAAGTAAAAAATGGACAACGGGTTATTTGGGGGCCGCGAGACTTAGATAGTTGGCCGATAAAATTACGTCATGAAGCAATTGATGCGTTATCTGGAGTAAGCGCAGAGCAACGCAAGCCTTCTGATGTTATCCAAGAAAAAGTCTTAGATTGTTTAATTAAGATACTTAAAGACGTATCGACAGACATTAACCTATACGTGAATAAATACATAGCGCATCTCGCTACGCCTCAGAGTCGGGAGCATTATAAGGCTGATGAAGTATCGATTACCTTAGGTCATTTGTGGAATGCATATAAAGTAATATGTCAGGTTGCTAATTTTGTCGATTCATATATGCTTACGGGAGCGAGTCACAGTTTTTTACCAGTTCCACAATTTAATAATTTTGAATTTATTGAGAAGTCCTTGGTTTCTTATTCAAATATCGAGGTTTTAAGCAAGGCATGGGATGATTTTTCTAAGGAAACAAGTTCTTGGGGTTCTTGGGGTCTGAAAGAGCTCCGTGAACAAAGTGGGCTTTAG
- a CDS encoding septation protein SpoVG family protein, with translation MSEIVVSEVQIIPVKPREGLVAFASCVINGHFYLGGLAIYTCLSSSEGFRVTYPTKVLNNGTKLDLVYPITREVGLTVQKKIVEKYVKLIEDLTKGNGKNEQEPRFT, from the coding sequence ATGAGCGAAATAGTGGTCTCCGAAGTTCAAATTATTCCAGTTAAACCCAGAGAGGGCCTCGTTGCTTTTGCTTCTTGTGTTATCAACGGCCATTTTTATCTTGGTGGATTAGCGATTTATACCTGTCTTTCTTCCTCAGAAGGTTTCCGAGTGACCTATCCTACCAAAGTTTTAAATAACGGCACTAAATTAGATCTAGTTTATCCAATAACACGCGAAGTTGGGTTAACAGTTCAGAAGAAAATTGTCGAAAAATACGTAAAACTCATAGAAGATTTAACGAAAGGGAATGGTAAAAATGAACAAGAGCCGAGATTTACTTAA